One window of Pseudacidobacterium ailaaui genomic DNA carries:
- the nrfD gene encoding NrfD/PsrC family molybdoenzyme membrane anchor subunit, translating to MAIKEPINDPMLDPVTGEIRVIAPGHTFKSVTEKVSRIVLTSHTPLGWFGGLMIAGGGVALLLIAVSWLFLKGTGIWGITIPVAWGFAIINFVWWIGIGHAGTLISAILLLFKQSWRNSINRFAEAMTIFAVVCAGMFPLIHTGRPWLGYWLFPYPNTMNVWPQFRSPLLWDVFAVSTYATISVVFWYLGMVPDLGTLRDRAQSKFAQFVYGLLSLGWRGSVRHWTRYETASLLLAGLSTPLVLSVHSVISFDFAVALLPGWHTTIFPPYFVAGAVYSGFAMVITLAVPIRKFYHLEDLITIRHLDNMGKVMLVTGLIVAYGYWMEVFMAYWYSASRWEYFMMWNRMFGPMGWSYWVLITCNIALPQLMWLRKFRRNPSLMFIMSLIVNTGMWFERFVIVVTSLYRDYLPSSWGTYKATRWDYATFAGTLGLFTFLFFLFIRFLPMIPMSELRILLPQAKIKAGAEPLPEAGD from the coding sequence ATGGCTATCAAGGAACCCATCAACGATCCCATGCTGGACCCGGTCACCGGAGAGATCCGGGTCATTGCTCCCGGGCACACATTCAAGTCGGTTACTGAGAAAGTCTCGCGCATCGTTCTTACCAGCCACACTCCGCTGGGATGGTTTGGCGGTCTGATGATTGCCGGCGGCGGCGTAGCGCTGCTGCTCATCGCCGTCTCCTGGCTCTTTCTGAAAGGCACCGGCATCTGGGGCATTACGATTCCGGTGGCCTGGGGCTTTGCCATTATCAACTTTGTGTGGTGGATCGGTATCGGCCATGCGGGGACCCTGATTTCGGCCATCCTGCTTCTGTTCAAACAGAGCTGGCGCAATTCCATCAACCGCTTCGCCGAGGCCATGACCATTTTTGCTGTGGTCTGCGCCGGTATGTTTCCTCTTATCCATACCGGTCGTCCTTGGCTTGGATACTGGCTCTTTCCGTATCCCAACACCATGAACGTCTGGCCGCAGTTCCGCTCGCCCCTGCTGTGGGACGTCTTTGCGGTCTCGACCTACGCTACCATTTCCGTGGTCTTCTGGTATCTGGGTATGGTGCCAGACCTTGGCACGCTGCGCGACCGCGCCCAATCGAAATTTGCGCAGTTTGTGTATGGTCTGCTCTCGCTCGGCTGGCGCGGCTCGGTCCGCCACTGGACGCGCTACGAGACGGCTTCGTTGCTGCTGGCAGGTCTATCTACGCCGCTCGTGCTTTCCGTGCACAGCGTCATCAGCTTTGACTTCGCAGTGGCGCTGCTTCCGGGCTGGCATACCACGATCTTCCCGCCCTACTTCGTGGCCGGTGCCGTCTACTCCGGCTTTGCCATGGTGATTACCCTGGCCGTGCCCATCCGCAAGTTCTACCATCTTGAAGATCTCATCACGATCCGCCACCTGGACAACATGGGCAAGGTCATGCTTGTCACGGGCCTCATCGTCGCCTACGGCTACTGGATGGAGGTCTTCATGGCCTACTGGTACTCGGCCAGCCGGTGGGAATATTTCATGATGTGGAACCGGATGTTCGGGCCGATGGGCTGGTCGTATTGGGTGCTGATTACCTGCAATATTGCGCTGCCGCAACTGATGTGGCTGCGCAAGTTCCGGCGCAATCCGTCGCTCATGTTCATCATGTCGCTGATTGTGAATACAGGAATGTGGTTTGAACGTTTTGTGATTGTCGTCACCAGCCTGTACCGGGACTATCTGCCTTCTTCCTGGGGGACCTACAAGGCCACGCGCTGGGACTATGCGACCTTTGCCGGGACCCTCGGGCTGTTTACCTTCCTGTTCTTCCTGTTTATCCGCTTCCTGCCCATGATTCCCATGTCTGAGCTGCGTATCCTGCTGCCTCAGGCAAAAATCA
- a CDS encoding TAT-variant-translocated molybdopterin oxidoreductase, whose amino-acid sequence MKDPQFIPAFEDQKREPQMSQNGKHQEGVVPTSKGLTLEEVRARLNGKTGRKYWRSLEELADTPEFHQMLEREFPKQASEWIDSVSRRGFLKMAGASLALAGLAGCTKQPDEPIYPYVKAPEDLILGKPMYFATAFPFSTGAVPVLVKSDAFRPIKIDGNPEHPYVQGGSDPMTQATLLDLYDPDRSQHVTYRGETRTWGAFQAAWRAFLADKKSSGGQGIYLLSSTITSPTLAAQWKKAQAAYPNARLVQYDPVNRDAAYAASKAAFGDYYDAQYRLDAADVILSLDADFLSGATFPGFHKLAKDYANKRRLDGTTQMNRLYVVESWTTTTGLKAEHRLALRASDVPAFAAALAGAVGAGSQTEFNGSDDARKFLAAVARDLKANAGRCVVIPGEHQPASVHLAAMAMNQALGNVSKTVVYTETVNPLPSIQNEDLKSLVADLNAGKVEWLVILDANPVYTAPADLKFEEAITRAGTIVHLGSHVNETAVLAHWHINSAHYLESWSDARAYDGTVSIVQPLIDPLYGGHTAHEIVQAMLDNPDLSPYDAVRENWRPVLSARGDFEFNWRKALHDGWIADTAFPPRNVAAKVEGLAQGLPAPSDALELVFRPDYHLYDGRYANLGWLQEIPRPVTNLSWDNAALMSYGTLGKLGLAEHDVVEISVDGLMVKAPVLAVPGHPDHSITLTLGQGRSRAGRVGSGFGFNAYAVRTSTSPLFSTGADLRKTGDTYEFAVTKSHYTDHRAVFVGGDGSGTHSLEGNEAIDRAIVRYATLEEFKKNPNFAHEGEGKEDPEPDESMFPAYRYDKNAWGMSVDMNACIGCNACVVSCYAENNNAVVGKHQVSVGRIMQWIRIDTYFEGDLAAPRGHFQPMACQQCENAPCEQVCPVGATVHTPEGLNMMVYNRCVGTRYCSNNCPYKVRRFNFLLFSDYETESLKLMRNPDVTVRSRGVMEKCNYCVQRINAAKIEADKQNREIRDGEIITACQQACPTNAIVFGNINDRNSKVRKLKEQLRSYGVLAGNNTRPRTTYLAEVLNINPELADGLEA is encoded by the coding sequence ATGAAGGACCCGCAGTTCATTCCCGCTTTTGAAGACCAGAAACGCGAGCCACAAATGAGCCAGAACGGAAAACATCAAGAGGGAGTGGTGCCAACCAGTAAGGGGCTGACGCTGGAAGAAGTCCGCGCCAGGCTCAACGGAAAGACTGGCCGGAAGTATTGGCGCAGTCTGGAAGAGTTGGCCGACACTCCGGAATTCCACCAGATGCTGGAGCGCGAGTTTCCAAAGCAGGCCTCCGAGTGGATTGATTCGGTCTCGCGCCGCGGCTTTCTCAAAATGGCGGGTGCCTCGCTGGCCCTGGCCGGCCTGGCTGGATGCACCAAGCAGCCGGATGAGCCGATTTATCCCTATGTGAAAGCGCCGGAAGATCTGATTCTGGGCAAACCCATGTACTTTGCCACGGCCTTTCCGTTTTCCACCGGTGCAGTCCCCGTGCTGGTGAAAAGCGATGCCTTTCGGCCGATCAAGATTGACGGCAATCCGGAGCATCCTTACGTGCAGGGTGGTTCAGACCCCATGACGCAGGCCACGCTGCTCGACCTGTATGATCCGGACCGCTCGCAGCATGTCACCTATCGTGGAGAGACGCGCACCTGGGGTGCTTTCCAGGCGGCATGGCGCGCCTTTCTTGCGGACAAGAAGTCCTCCGGGGGCCAGGGCATCTATCTGCTGAGCAGCACGATTACTTCACCTACATTGGCGGCGCAGTGGAAGAAAGCGCAGGCGGCCTATCCCAACGCCCGGCTGGTCCAGTATGATCCTGTGAACCGCGACGCCGCTTATGCTGCATCGAAGGCTGCCTTTGGGGACTACTACGATGCGCAGTACAGGCTCGATGCGGCAGATGTCATCCTCTCGCTCGATGCAGATTTTCTCTCCGGGGCGACCTTCCCTGGATTTCATAAGCTGGCCAAGGACTATGCGAATAAGCGCCGTCTGGATGGCACCACGCAGATGAACCGTCTGTATGTGGTCGAAAGCTGGACGACGACCACCGGGCTCAAGGCCGAGCATCGTCTGGCCCTGCGGGCCAGCGACGTGCCCGCATTTGCTGCTGCGCTTGCCGGCGCTGTGGGTGCAGGAAGCCAGACGGAATTCAACGGTTCTGACGACGCCAGGAAATTTCTTGCTGCCGTGGCCCGGGACTTGAAGGCCAATGCCGGCAGATGCGTCGTCATTCCTGGCGAGCATCAGCCTGCCTCCGTGCACCTGGCCGCAATGGCCATGAACCAGGCGCTGGGGAACGTCAGCAAGACAGTCGTCTATACAGAGACGGTCAATCCGCTGCCATCAATCCAGAATGAAGACCTGAAGTCTCTGGTGGCCGACCTGAATGCAGGCAAGGTGGAATGGCTCGTCATCCTGGACGCCAACCCTGTTTACACGGCGCCCGCCGACCTGAAGTTTGAAGAAGCGATCACACGGGCCGGTACCATCGTCCATCTCGGCTCTCATGTGAATGAGACCGCCGTGCTCGCCCATTGGCACATCAACAGCGCGCATTATCTGGAGAGTTGGTCCGATGCCCGCGCTTATGATGGCACCGTCTCCATTGTGCAGCCTCTGATTGATCCTCTTTATGGAGGCCATACCGCGCATGAAATTGTCCAGGCAATGCTGGACAATCCGGACCTGTCGCCTTACGACGCGGTGCGCGAGAACTGGCGTCCGGTACTTTCTGCCCGCGGCGATTTTGAGTTTAACTGGCGCAAAGCCTTGCATGACGGATGGATTGCCGACACGGCCTTCCCGCCCAGGAACGTGGCAGCAAAGGTGGAGGGCTTGGCGCAGGGCCTTCCTGCGCCGTCCGATGCGCTGGAGCTGGTCTTCCGGCCCGATTACCACCTCTACGACGGGCGTTATGCCAACTTGGGGTGGCTGCAGGAGATTCCGCGTCCGGTGACCAACCTTTCCTGGGACAACGCTGCCCTGATGAGCTACGGTACACTCGGCAAACTTGGCCTGGCGGAACATGATGTCGTGGAAATCAGCGTGGACGGTCTGATGGTGAAGGCGCCAGTCTTGGCGGTTCCCGGACACCCCGACCATTCGATCACGCTGACCCTCGGACAGGGACGCAGCCGCGCCGGGCGAGTGGGCAGCGGCTTTGGCTTTAACGCTTATGCCGTCCGGACCTCGACCTCGCCGCTGTTTAGCACCGGTGCAGACCTGCGCAAGACGGGAGATACATACGAGTTCGCGGTCACCAAAAGCCATTACACCGACCATCGTGCAGTCTTTGTGGGTGGAGACGGCAGCGGTACGCACTCGCTTGAAGGGAACGAGGCAATTGACCGCGCCATCGTCCGTTACGCCACTCTTGAAGAGTTCAAAAAGAACCCCAACTTCGCACATGAGGGCGAGGGTAAGGAAGACCCTGAGCCGGACGAGAGCATGTTCCCGGCCTACCGGTATGACAAAAATGCCTGGGGCATGTCCGTGGACATGAATGCCTGCATCGGCTGCAATGCATGCGTTGTAAGCTGCTATGCGGAAAACAACAACGCCGTGGTCGGCAAGCACCAGGTCAGCGTCGGCCGGATTATGCAGTGGATCCGGATCGATACTTATTTTGAAGGTGATCTCGCGGCCCCGCGAGGACATTTCCAGCCCATGGCCTGTCAGCAGTGTGAAAATGCTCCCTGCGAGCAGGTCTGTCCGGTGGGTGCGACGGTCCACACGCCGGAGGGCCTGAACATGATGGTCTACAACCGCTGCGTGGGGACGCGCTATTGCTCCAACAACTGTCCGTACAAGGTCCGCCGCTTCAATTTCCTGCTCTTTTCTGATTATGAGACGGAGAGCCTGAAACTAATGCGCAATCCGGACGTGACGGTCCGCAGTCGCGGCGTGATGGAGAAGTGCAACTACTGCGTGCAGCGCATCAATGCGGCAAAGATTGAAGCCGACAAGCAGAACCGGGAAATCCGTGACGGCGAAATTATCACGGCATGCCAGCAGGCCTGCCCCACAAACGCGATTGTCTTTGGAAATATCAATGACCGTAACAGCAAGGTGCGCAAGCTCAAGGAGCAGCTGCGCAGCTACGGGGTGCTGGCCGGCAACAATACGCGTCCCCGCACCACATACCTGGCAGAGGTACTCAACATCAATCCTGAACTGGCCGACGGGCTGGAAGCTTAA
- a CDS encoding cytochrome c3 family protein, with the protein MAQIFDRSSNALARMSLVLTGLIVIALGITLDEWQRSPWWTRQGQRADQPVPFSHKHHVQGLGLQCQYCHTSVENSSYAGIPPTKTCINCHAQIWTNAELLEPVRQSWATQESIVWTKVHDLPDFVYFNHEIHVNKGIGCSTCHGRVDEMPIMYQQNTLQMEWCLNCHRNPAANLRPTSEIYNMAWTGPSSLKPVWCAVRQQAQTGVPTGQDVTCTETDPGRGNGAEVASLQMPAGLHAQTAVSDAAAMGVPATLNYKKFTSQEELGKFLIAQYHIRNPRELSSCEVCHR; encoded by the coding sequence ATGGCGCAGATTTTTGACCGCAGCTCAAACGCACTGGCGCGCATGAGCCTGGTCTTAACGGGACTGATTGTCATCGCTTTGGGTATCACGCTGGATGAATGGCAAAGATCACCATGGTGGACCCGTCAGGGACAGAGGGCCGACCAGCCTGTGCCTTTTAGCCACAAGCATCATGTGCAGGGACTTGGGCTGCAGTGCCAGTACTGTCACACGTCGGTAGAAAACTCCAGCTACGCCGGCATTCCTCCAACCAAGACCTGCATCAATTGTCACGCCCAGATCTGGACCAATGCTGAGTTGCTGGAACCAGTGCGGCAGAGCTGGGCCACGCAGGAGTCAATTGTCTGGACGAAAGTGCACGACCTTCCCGATTTTGTCTACTTCAATCACGAAATCCATGTGAACAAAGGCATCGGCTGCTCCACCTGTCACGGCAGAGTGGATGAAATGCCGATTATGTATCAGCAGAACACCCTGCAAATGGAGTGGTGCCTGAACTGCCACCGCAATCCAGCGGCCAACCTGCGGCCGACCAGTGAGATTTACAACATGGCCTGGACGGGTCCCAGTAGTCTCAAGCCGGTATGGTGCGCAGTCAGGCAGCAGGCGCAGACCGGTGTGCCCACGGGCCAGGACGTGACATGTACGGAGACGGACCCGGGCCGCGGCAATGGCGCAGAGGTGGCCTCTCTTCAGATGCCCGCTGGGCTTCATGCCCAGACGGCCGTCAGTGATGCGGCTGCTATGGGAGTTCCCGCCACCCTGAATTACAAGAAGTTCACCAGTCAGGAAGAGCTGGGTAAGTTCCTGATTGCGCAATACCACATTCGCAATCCGCGTGAGCTGTCGAGCTGTGAGGTTTGCCATCGATGA
- a CDS encoding ArnT family glycosyltransferase: MKRFLFPIAGLWLLLYGSFTLVRPPLFDGVDATHAEIAREILVSHDWTTFHLNGAPCNEVPPLLPWSIALSFRFFGVSTWAARVPLAFFALALFLAEFSLGRSLFGISKAGAYAAICLLTASGIFGFAHMLLPETPLCLWLTLSISFFWKSLQEDRPSLVSAGGFALCCALGVLTMGLPGVIFPVVIVLVFLGATKNMRHLRRWHPLAGTLIFLLAALPWHVLAARRNSTFLRDYFVHGHFLLYLGRNHPSSGHDSVPLWIFWLLLLLFLAPWCIFALKMLARLRSARQNALLLLAIWVAVVMLFFSFSFRQEYYLLPALPPLALLAGGWLAEDEAAPSRAAEITAWALFFVGVLAAIASAIFAATFPPLPVGTDVSAFLQQVSRSHRLFFGHFFDLTLRALGAFRVPFTITTAALLIGLTANLYFRRKKRAGLANCFLTGTVVAFLIAAHLAINTLSPAVSSQILANAIRPEMETSDQVIIHGPLESASSMAFYLRRPIRVLDTEGGDQTQQGMDLSALEQLWNGQQRIFLWTPIDQAPALPQPVFVLGRSGGKEVLSNQPSSHGAEF; encoded by the coding sequence ATGAAACGCTTCCTTTTTCCCATTGCCGGGTTGTGGCTTCTGCTCTATGGCTCTTTCACGCTCGTGCGGCCGCCGCTTTTTGATGGCGTGGATGCCACCCATGCAGAAATTGCCAGGGAAATCCTCGTCTCCCATGACTGGACCACGTTTCATCTGAATGGAGCACCCTGCAATGAAGTGCCGCCGCTGCTTCCGTGGAGCATCGCCCTCAGTTTCCGCTTCTTTGGCGTCTCGACCTGGGCCGCCCGTGTGCCCCTTGCTTTTTTTGCACTGGCCTTGTTTCTTGCAGAATTCTCTCTGGGACGCAGCCTGTTTGGGATCTCCAAGGCAGGCGCTTATGCGGCCATATGCCTGCTGACCGCTAGCGGAATCTTTGGGTTTGCACACATGCTGCTGCCGGAGACCCCGCTGTGTCTATGGCTGACACTCAGCATCTCTTTTTTCTGGAAGTCGCTCCAAGAAGACCGTCCCTCACTGGTCTCTGCCGGCGGCTTTGCTCTTTGCTGCGCGCTGGGCGTGCTGACCATGGGCCTTCCGGGTGTGATTTTCCCGGTCGTCATCGTCCTCGTATTTCTGGGGGCGACAAAAAATATGCGCCATCTACGGCGCTGGCATCCGCTGGCCGGAACATTGATTTTTCTTCTCGCAGCGTTGCCTTGGCACGTGCTAGCGGCAAGGAGAAACTCTACTTTTCTGCGCGACTACTTTGTTCACGGACACTTCCTGCTCTATCTGGGTCGCAATCATCCTTCCTCAGGACATGACAGTGTCCCCTTATGGATTTTCTGGCTGCTCCTGCTGCTCTTTCTTGCTCCGTGGTGCATCTTCGCCCTCAAGATGCTGGCACGTCTGCGCTCTGCGCGGCAGAATGCGCTTCTGTTGCTGGCGATTTGGGTGGCAGTCGTGATGCTCTTTTTCAGCTTTTCCTTCCGGCAGGAATACTACCTTCTTCCAGCACTGCCTCCGTTGGCGCTGCTCGCCGGAGGCTGGCTGGCAGAGGATGAGGCTGCTCCTTCCCGGGCAGCGGAGATTACGGCCTGGGCCCTGTTTTTCGTTGGCGTGTTGGCAGCCATTGCCTCAGCCATCTTTGCTGCTACCTTTCCACCTCTGCCGGTTGGTACCGATGTTTCTGCATTTCTGCAGCAGGTTTCGCGCAGTCATCGTCTTTTTTTCGGACACTTCTTTGACCTGACCCTGCGTGCACTGGGTGCCTTCCGAGTACCGTTCACCATCACGACCGCTGCTCTGCTCATCGGGCTGACTGCGAATCTTTACTTTCGCCGGAAAAAGAGGGCGGGATTGGCCAATTGCTTTCTGACCGGCACCGTTGTGGCCTTTCTGATTGCGGCCCATCTGGCCATAAACACGCTGTCCCCGGCTGTCTCTTCTCAGATTCTGGCCAATGCAATCCGGCCGGAAATGGAGACTTCCGATCAGGTCATCATCCATGGCCCGCTGGAAAGCGCATCCTCGATGGCGTTTTATCTGCGGCGGCCGATCCGGGTGCTGGACACAGAAGGCGGGGACCAGACCCAGCAGGGCATGGACCTGTCCGCGTTAGAACAGCTCTGGAACGGCCAGCAGCGCATCTTTCTTTGGACACCTATCGATCAGGCGCCTGCTTTGCCGCAGCCTGTTTTTGTTCTGGGCCGCAGTGGAGGAAAAGAAGTGCTGAGCAACCAGCCCAGCTCTCACGGCGCTGAATTCTAG
- the hpnI gene encoding bacteriohopanetetrol glucosamine biosynthesis glycosyltransferase HpnI: protein MLAVLVESITTLLALCGMGFYFAALWSARSFVHRKRRKDDAFHPPVSILKPLKGFDPDMYAAFASHCRQQYSGEYEILFGVNSLEDPAVAAVERLRVEFPQTQIRLMVTPEILGPNGKVSNLAQMLSQARHPYIVINDSDIRVSPYYLSRVMAPFQDPKVGLVTALYRGRAHRTVWSKIESLGIATDFAAGVLTARKLEGGVRFGLGSTLALSRAALDAIGGLLPLVEYLADDYEVGARIAAKMFQVELCDEVVETAVPAYSFRQFWQHQLRWARGMRDSRKRGYAGVLFTFGLPWALLNVLASGADLFSIALLSMVLAARVLLALAVGVGVLRDRAVLRDLWLLPLRDLLALCVWVWSYAGDTVTWRGQQFHLNQGKLIARP, encoded by the coding sequence ATGCTCGCCGTTTTGGTTGAAAGCATCACCACCCTTCTTGCTTTGTGCGGAATGGGATTTTATTTTGCAGCACTGTGGAGCGCCCGCTCATTTGTGCACAGAAAGCGTCGGAAAGACGATGCCTTCCACCCGCCGGTCAGTATTCTGAAGCCTCTCAAGGGATTTGATCCCGACATGTATGCTGCCTTTGCAAGCCATTGCCGTCAGCAGTACTCTGGCGAATACGAAATTCTTTTTGGAGTGAATTCCCTCGAAGACCCCGCAGTTGCGGCCGTCGAACGGCTCAGGGTCGAATTTCCCCAGACCCAGATTCGCCTGATGGTTACGCCGGAAATCCTGGGCCCAAACGGAAAAGTCAGCAATCTGGCCCAGATGCTCTCTCAGGCACGGCATCCATACATTGTCATCAATGACAGCGATATCCGGGTTTCTCCCTATTACCTGTCTCGCGTCATGGCCCCTTTTCAGGACCCAAAGGTGGGATTGGTTACGGCCCTTTACCGTGGTCGCGCTCATCGAACGGTCTGGTCCAAAATCGAATCTCTGGGCATTGCTACGGACTTCGCCGCGGGAGTGCTGACAGCACGCAAACTCGAAGGTGGCGTCCGTTTTGGATTGGGTTCTACGTTGGCCCTTTCCCGGGCAGCGCTCGACGCCATTGGTGGGCTGCTTCCCTTGGTCGAGTATCTGGCTGACGATTATGAGGTCGGCGCACGGATTGCTGCAAAGATGTTCCAGGTGGAGCTGTGCGACGAGGTCGTCGAGACCGCGGTCCCTGCCTACAGCTTCCGTCAATTCTGGCAGCACCAGTTGCGCTGGGCGCGAGGAATGCGCGATTCGCGCAAGCGGGGATATGCCGGCGTCCTGTTTACGTTCGGGCTGCCCTGGGCGCTCCTCAATGTCCTCGCTTCAGGTGCAGATCTTTTTAGCATCGCGCTGCTCAGCATGGTGCTGGCCGCTCGTGTCCTGCTGGCCCTGGCGGTCGGAGTGGGAGTGCTTCGGGACCGAGCTGTCCTGCGCGATCTCTGGCTGCTTCCGCTTCGCGATCTTCTGGCACTTTGCGTCTGGGTCTGGAGCTATGCGGGAGACACCGTCACATGGCGCGGCCAGCAGTTCCATCTGAACCAGGGAAAGCTCATCGCGCGTCCCTGA
- a CDS encoding tetratricopeptide repeat protein, whose protein sequence is MKRLAHIPATAAAFLALLTMMTGCNRLKARDQLNKGVAAYKNAKYEEAISHFQNAVNLDPTLPMARLYLATAYAQQVVPDLKTPENLKNANLAIQGFQDVLAKDPKDVSSLKGIASLYFQIDEFDKAKEWQQKVLAVDPQDAEAAYTIGVIDWGVAHKNQVAALSAVGLQDQGDGNPKMPKAACQKLAEQNGPLVSEGLQYLQKALDIRPNYDDAMAYMNLMYRQKANLECGNDQARKEDIAQADQWREKAMGTRKANEEKKNNTPGGIVMDSQGNMK, encoded by the coding sequence ATGAAACGACTCGCACATATTCCGGCCACGGCGGCGGCTTTCCTGGCGTTGCTGACCATGATGACCGGGTGCAACCGCCTCAAGGCTCGCGACCAGTTGAACAAAGGCGTCGCCGCTTATAAAAATGCCAAATATGAAGAGGCCATCAGCCACTTCCAGAACGCGGTGAATCTGGATCCGACTCTTCCCATGGCGCGTCTCTACCTGGCCACTGCCTATGCCCAGCAGGTTGTTCCCGATCTGAAGACTCCGGAGAACCTGAAAAACGCCAACCTTGCCATTCAGGGCTTTCAGGACGTTCTGGCGAAAGACCCGAAAGACGTCAGCAGTCTGAAGGGAATCGCCAGTCTTTACTTCCAGATTGACGAGTTTGATAAGGCCAAGGAATGGCAGCAGAAGGTACTGGCTGTGGACCCGCAGGATGCTGAAGCCGCTTATACCATTGGCGTGATTGACTGGGGCGTGGCCCACAAGAATCAGGTCGCCGCCCTTTCCGCCGTTGGCCTGCAGGACCAGGGCGATGGTAACCCCAAGATGCCAAAGGCCGCCTGCCAGAAGCTCGCCGAGCAAAATGGTCCTTTGGTCAGCGAAGGTCTGCAGTATCTGCAAAAGGCGCTTGATATCCGGCCGAACTATGACGACGCCATGGCCTACATGAACCTGATGTATCGCCAGAAGGCCAACCTGGAATGCGGTAACGACCAGGCCCGCAAGGAAGATATTGCGCAGGCTGATCAATGGCGTGAAAAGGCGATGGGTACCCGTAAAGCCAACGAAGAGAAAAAGAACAACACCCCCGGCGGTATCGTTATGGACAGCCAGGGCAACATGAAGTAA
- a CDS encoding ExbD/TolR family protein: protein MAMGSGSGPGGLNADINVTPLIDVLLVLLIIFMVIVPVTPHGLEAQVPQPPKNPNQQKENDLNIVVSIVTHGGGQPTYMINQDTVPKADLQNRLNAIFSIRAEKVIFIKGDPDLNYSEVAEIVDMARGLGIDHIGLVTPKIAAGQ from the coding sequence ATGGCAATGGGAAGTGGCTCCGGTCCGGGTGGACTGAATGCTGATATTAATGTGACCCCGTTGATTGACGTTCTGCTGGTACTGCTGATCATCTTTATGGTGATTGTGCCGGTCACGCCGCATGGTCTGGAGGCGCAAGTGCCCCAGCCGCCGAAGAACCCCAACCAGCAGAAAGAAAATGATCTGAATATCGTTGTTTCGATTGTTACGCATGGCGGTGGACAGCCAACGTATATGATCAATCAGGATACGGTTCCCAAGGCTGACCTGCAGAACCGTCTCAACGCAATCTTCTCCATCCGCGCAGAAAAGGTCATCTTTATCAAAGGCGATCCGGACCTGAACTATTCCGAGGTGGCGGAGATCGTGGACATGGCCCGTGGACTGGGAATTGATCACATCGGTCTGGTCACACCCAAGATTGCGGCTGGCCAGTAA
- a CDS encoding ExbD/TolR family protein, which yields MAIVVRDEGRKVNSNINVTPMVDVMLVLLIIFMVITPMLQNKVNVDLVKSENAIAMPDADHEDAVVVAVTRDSKVFLGQNQVSLSDLGPKVNDLLQNKINKMVYFRADARAHYGTVMDAIDAVRTSGVEQVGLLTEQRTNQIGGQ from the coding sequence ATGGCGATAGTTGTTAGAGACGAAGGCAGGAAGGTCAACTCCAACATCAACGTCACCCCCATGGTGGACGTGATGCTGGTGCTCCTGATTATTTTCATGGTCATCACCCCCATGCTGCAAAATAAGGTCAATGTGGACCTGGTCAAGTCAGAGAATGCCATTGCAATGCCTGATGCCGACCATGAAGATGCAGTCGTGGTGGCTGTGACCCGCGACAGCAAGGTCTTCCTGGGACAGAACCAGGTCTCTCTCTCAGACCTCGGCCCCAAGGTCAATGACCTGCTGCAAAACAAAATAAACAAAATGGTATATTTCCGCGCAGATGCGCGCGCCCATTACGGCACAGTCATGGATGCCATTGATGCCGTGCGTACCTCGGGTGTGGAACAGGTGGGTCTGTTGACCGAACAGCGCACAAACCAGATTGGCGGCCAATGA
- a CDS encoding MotA/TolQ/ExbB proton channel family protein, whose product MILAQLTHAVAHPASLAFFQEQTVGFSPLELWGNMGWLARGVVIILFIMSIWSLAVMIDRWLYFGAARKQSREFAPRVAGALKEGKLDEAVKIADRNKKSHLAEVVTAGLQEFRSFGTGGAVTEEQIESSKRALERAEAIVHAKLKRGLGGLATIGSTAPFIGLFGTVVGILNAFRQIATQKTSGIGAVAGGISEALVTTAFGLLVAIPAVMTFNYFTNKVEAFDVEMDNSSSELIDYFLKQSGRR is encoded by the coding sequence GTGATTCTCGCTCAACTTACACATGCAGTAGCTCACCCGGCTTCTCTGGCATTTTTTCAGGAGCAGACGGTAGGTTTCAGCCCCCTCGAACTTTGGGGCAACATGGGATGGCTGGCCCGTGGCGTCGTCATCATCCTGTTCATTATGTCCATCTGGTCGCTGGCCGTCATGATCGACCGCTGGCTGTATTTCGGTGCTGCCCGCAAGCAGTCGCGTGAGTTTGCTCCTCGGGTTGCTGGCGCGCTCAAGGAGGGTAAGCTCGACGAGGCCGTCAAGATTGCTGACCGCAACAAGAAGTCCCACCTGGCTGAAGTTGTCACGGCCGGACTTCAGGAGTTCCGCAGCTTCGGGACCGGAGGCGCTGTGACCGAGGAGCAGATTGAATCCTCCAAGCGTGCCCTGGAGCGGGCCGAAGCCATTGTGCATGCCAAGCTGAAGCGCGGTTTGGGTGGTCTGGCCACCATCGGTTCCACCGCCCCCTTCATCGGTCTCTTCGGTACGGTCGTCGGTATTCTGAACGCTTTCCGCCAGATTGCTACCCAGAAGACCTCGGGCATCGGTGCTGTGGCCGGCGGTATCTCTGAGGCCCTGGTCACCACTGCTTTCGGACTGCTGGTTGCCATTCCTGCCGTGATGACGTTCAACTACTTCACCAATAAGGTGGAGGCCTTTGACGTCGAAATGGACAACTCCTCAAGCGAACTGATTGATTACTTCCTGAAGCAGAGCGGCCGTCGCTGA